Proteins found in one Primulina eburnea isolate SZY01 chromosome 16, ASM2296580v1, whole genome shotgun sequence genomic segment:
- the LOC140816205 gene encoding PP2A regulatory subunit TAP46-like codes for MEDITLPILFEQAQKIHQIASDSSIEQETVRNGCELLRKCEDMIGKLGLFSSNEAKDDISTNNLKYLLVPYYLGELTEKNSQENRIQILKASLAKLKEFISFCEAMELVPEDELESSMQSRSNSSADQRAKKIARFKRTKAAESKLLEIKERKERRGRSTRASALSTPIERGEQDLEDDDGEEEREAWITTISLALCKSFDLSEMLKKEEEMLLAVKENQSKEGDGNYSQSTLNERTHKAESWHRDAAARARYTKPATPITCATFAQDVLEGRAKVSRFHEHKHQRMIFGPASLVSKNPTSERERMAAQVFQPHHRMPTMSIEEAGLKEMNIMNKWQENNAKLMEEANSSWYKDNRQSKPGEDDEEDDDAAQEKARVWDDWKDDNPRGAGNKKLTPCG; via the exons ATGGAGGACATTACGTTGCCGATTCTATTTGAGCAGGCTCAAAAGATTCACCAAATCGCCTCCGATTCTTCAATCGAACAG GAAACTGTGAGAAACGGTTGCGAGCTTTTGAGGAAATGCGAGGATATGATTGGAAAGTTGGGGTTATTTTCATCTAATGAGGCGAAGGATGATATCAGTACTAACAACCTCAAATATCTTCTT GTTCCATATTATCTTGGTGAGCTAACAGAAAAAAATTCACAGGAGAACCGGATTCAGATTCTTAAAGCTTCACTAGCCAAGCTAAAG gaatttatttcattttgtgAAGCTATGGAGCTAGTACCAGAAGATGAACTGGAATCATCTATGCAATCAAGGAGCAATTCATCTGCTGATCAAAGAGCTAAGAAG ATTGCTCGGTTCAAACGCACAAAAGCGGCCGAGTCAAAATTGCTTGAAATAAAGGAACGGAAGGAACGTCGTGGGCGCTCAACTAGAGCATCTGCACTATCTACTCCCATAGAGAGGGGGGAACAAGATTTAGAGGATGATGACGGAGAAGAGGAAAGGGAA GCATGGATAACCACCATCTCCTTGGCACTATGTAAG TCGTTTGATTTGTCGGAGATGCTTAAGAAAGAGGAAGAAATGCTCTTAGCGGTAAAGGAGAACCAGTCCAAG GAAGGGGACGGCAACTATTCACAATCTACTCTTAATGAGCGCACCCACAAAGCTGAATCCTGGCATCGTGATGCTGCGGCAAGGGCTCGATATACTAAACCTGCAACTCCTATTACATGTGCTACTTTTGCTCAAGATGTTTTAGAAGGTCGAGCAAAGGTGTCACGGTTTCACGAGCACAAGCACCAACGTATGATATTCGGACCCGCTAGCCTTGTTTCCAAAAACCCAACAAGCGAGAGAGAGAGAATGGCAGCCCAGGTTTTCCAACCTCATCACAG AATGCCAACTATGAGTATCGAAGAAGCTGGGCTGAAGGAGATGAATATTATGAACAAATGGCAAGAGAATAATGCAAAGCTCATGGAAGAAGCGAACTCATCATGGTACAAGGATAATCGTCAGTCAAAACCAGGCGAGGACGATGAGGAAGATGATGATGCggcacaagaaaaggcaagggTGTGGGACGACTGGAAAGACGACAACCCTCGTGGGGCAGGCAATAAGAAGCTCACACCCTGTGGCTAA
- the LOC140817220 gene encoding PP2A regulatory subunit TAP46-like, which translates to MQQKDDISQKNDLNHQFLSPPSGLSISGSTGEMYENGVVSISCTILCLHAPLEGACVPCGHMAGCMSCLNGIKAKKWGCPVSRSKIDQTEDIKLPILFEQAQKIHQIASDSSIEQETVRNSCEVLRKCEDMIGKLGLFSSNETKDDISTNNLKYLLVPYYLGELTEKNSQENRIQILKASLARLKEFISFCEAMELVPEDELESSMQSRSNSSADQRAKKIARFKRTKAAESKLLEIKERKERRGRSTRASALSTPIERGEQDLEDDDGEEEREYYEENSPSQFPMSPSDTCFSILF; encoded by the exons ATGCAGCAAAAAGATGACATCAGCCAAAAAAACGACCTCAACCATCAATTTTTATCTCCACCATCTGGGCTTTCCATTTCTGGTAGTACAGGTGAAATGTATGAAAATGGTGTGGTTTCTATATCTTGTACAATATTATGCCTACACGCTCCACTGGAGGGAGCTTGTGTCCCATGTGGGCACATGGCTGGGTGCATGTCTTGTTTGAATGGAATTAAGGCCAAGAAATGGGGCTGCCCTGTATCTCGTTCCAAGATCGATCAg ACGGAGGACATTAAGTTGCCGATTCTATTCGAGCAGGCTCAAAAGATTCACCAAATCGCCTCCGATTCTTCAATCGAACAG GAAACTGTGAGAAACAGTTGCGAGGTTTTGAGGAAATGCGAGGATATGATTGGAAAGTTGGGGTTATTTTCATCTAATGAGACGAAGGATGATATCAGTACTAACAACCTCAAATATCTTCTT GTTCCATATTATCTCGGTGAGCTAACAGAAAAAAATTCACAGGAGAACCGGATTCAGATTCTTAAAGCTTCACTAGCCAGGCTAAAG gaatttatttcattttgtgAAGCTATGGAGCTAGTACCAGAAGATGAACTGGAATCATCTATGCAATCAAGGAGCAATTCATCTGCTGATCAAAGAGCTAAGAAG ATTGCTCGGTTCAAACGCACAAAAGCGGCCGAGTCAAAATTGCTTGAAATAAAGGAACGGAAGGAACGTCGTGGGCGCTCAACTAGAGCATCTGCACTCTCTACTCCCATAGAGAGGGGGGAACAAGATTTAGAGGATGATGACGGAGAAGAGGAAAGGGAA TATTATGAGGAAAATTCACCCTCGCAATTCCCTATGTCACCATCTGATACGTGCTTTTCTATTCTATTttga